A single window of Syntrophus aciditrophicus SB DNA harbors:
- the pyrE gene encoding orotate phosphoribosyltransferase translates to MTTQEARKQRLIEIILEKSFKYSEDPPFTLASGRTSPYYFNCKPTTLNPEGMNLIGSLLADMLADADVTAAGGLTLGADPLANALAVISWQKGKPIKAFIVRKDVKGHGTRSALEGDVQPGERVVILDDVITTGGSTITAIERAREAGLVIDRVIALIDREEGGRANIEAHVPRVDAVLTRSEIMNHFSGKAPIAS, encoded by the coding sequence ATGACAACTCAGGAAGCCAGAAAGCAGCGTCTCATTGAAATCATCCTGGAGAAATCCTTCAAATACAGTGAAGATCCGCCCTTTACGCTGGCCTCGGGAAGAACGAGCCCTTACTATTTCAACTGCAAGCCAACGACCCTGAATCCGGAAGGGATGAACCTCATCGGCAGCCTGCTGGCGGATATGCTGGCCGACGCGGACGTGACAGCCGCCGGAGGGCTTACCCTGGGAGCCGATCCGCTGGCCAACGCCCTGGCCGTCATCTCCTGGCAGAAGGGGAAGCCCATCAAGGCCTTCATCGTCCGCAAGGATGTCAAGGGGCACGGGACCAGGAGCGCCCTGGAAGGTGACGTGCAGCCGGGCGAGCGGGTCGTCATTCTCGATGACGTCATCACCACGGGAGGCTCCACGATCACCGCCATCGAGCGCGCACGGGAGGCCGGACTGGTCATCGACAGGGTGATTGCCCTGATCGACCGGGAAGAAGGCGGCCGCGCCAACATCGAAGCCCATGTCCCCCGCGTCGACGCCGTCCTGACCCGGTCGGAGATCATGAATCACTTTTCAGGCAAAGCCCCGATCGCGTCCTGA
- the truA gene encoding tRNA pseudouridine(38-40) synthase TruA: MRQDRSDADQHRKTVKKRMTKPERKTGPSAGERRPGMKLRQEKGERPRQKVQAGEKAGRGDVSPVKYRLTLEYDGTGYSGWQMQKNAKSIQGTLLRVAEDLLGGPVDIQGAGRTDAGVHALAQVAHLETTRRMPPRKLLEGLNDALPSSINILRVEEAPPLFHARHSAQLRSYLYVISGHRTAFGKRYVWWIRDHLELKKMQAASRLFAGFHDFSSFADKRMDKQAPTRVKVEATELHASGDLIFFRVTGSHFLWKMVRRMVGVMVEVGREKLDISDVRQMLKSYSPEPARLTAPPSGLYLERVLYEGDSLQSLTLPLVPWFAIGLQK, translated from the coding sequence ATGCGGCAAGACAGAAGCGACGCGGACCAGCACAGGAAGACCGTCAAGAAAAGAATGACGAAGCCGGAAAGGAAGACAGGCCCGTCAGCCGGAGAAAGACGGCCGGGAATGAAGCTCCGGCAGGAAAAGGGGGAGAGGCCGCGGCAGAAAGTTCAAGCCGGTGAAAAGGCCGGCAGGGGGGACGTCTCCCCGGTCAAATACAGGCTCACCCTGGAATATGACGGCACGGGCTACAGCGGCTGGCAGATGCAGAAGAACGCGAAAAGCATCCAGGGCACCCTGCTCCGCGTTGCCGAGGATCTGCTCGGAGGGCCGGTGGACATCCAGGGGGCAGGCCGAACGGACGCCGGCGTCCATGCCCTGGCCCAGGTGGCCCACCTGGAGACGACCCGGAGGATGCCCCCGCGAAAACTGCTGGAAGGCCTGAACGACGCCCTTCCTTCCAGCATCAACATCCTGCGGGTGGAAGAGGCCCCGCCCCTTTTTCACGCCCGCCACTCCGCCCAACTGCGCAGCTACCTCTACGTGATTTCCGGCCACCGCACCGCCTTCGGGAAACGCTACGTCTGGTGGATTCGGGACCACCTGGAACTGAAAAAGATGCAGGCGGCAAGCCGGCTCTTCGCCGGTTTTCATGATTTTTCTTCTTTTGCCGACAAGCGGATGGACAAGCAGGCCCCCACCCGGGTTAAGGTCGAGGCCACGGAACTGCACGCTTCAGGCGATCTGATTTTTTTCCGGGTCACCGGTTCCCACTTTCTCTGGAAGATGGTTCGGCGGATGGTGGGGGTCATGGTGGAGGTGGGACGGGAAAAACTGGATATTTCGGATGTCCGGCAAATGCTGAAGAGTTATTCTCCGGAACCCGCCCGCCTGACGGCGCCGCCCTCCGGCCTCTACCTGGAGCGGGTCCTTTATGAAGGCGATTCCCTGCAGTCACTCACCCTGCCGCTTGTCCCCTGGTTCGCCATAGGTCTGCAGAAATAG
- a CDS encoding ribonuclease D, whose amino-acid sequence MSSADVIENSWMWVDSEAKVEEAREDLDSSSLISLDTEYDSMHYFREKLCLVQVRASKRTYVFDPFNGIDLQFLRPYFADPRLLKVTHAGDNDIRILKRDYGFEFRNIFDTHRAAHMLGSQYLALSSIIEQYLGVEIEKTKKMQRSKWEARPLSEGQLRYAVQDTAYLADLYRHLNEKLSLKGMQERARKVFENVAAVSWREKTLDLLGHRRISGYASLTADSKGRLKKLYRWRFHKARQTNRAMFLILPDSALLSLSEGNWQSVEELRSAGILSEGKTDLYGSELMKVLCGEC is encoded by the coding sequence GTGAGTTCCGCGGACGTGATTGAAAATTCCTGGATGTGGGTGGACAGCGAGGCCAAGGTGGAGGAAGCCAGAGAGGATCTGGACAGTTCTTCGCTGATCTCCCTGGATACGGAATATGATTCGATGCATTATTTCCGTGAGAAACTCTGCCTGGTTCAGGTCCGGGCCTCAAAGCGGACCTATGTCTTCGATCCTTTCAACGGCATCGACCTCCAGTTCCTCCGGCCTTACTTCGCCGACCCCCGCCTGCTCAAGGTGACCCACGCGGGGGACAACGACATCCGGATTCTGAAGCGCGACTATGGCTTCGAATTCCGGAATATCTTCGACACCCACCGGGCGGCGCATATGCTGGGTTCCCAGTATCTGGCCCTGTCGAGCATCATCGAGCAGTACCTGGGCGTTGAAATCGAGAAAACCAAAAAGATGCAGCGGTCGAAATGGGAGGCGCGGCCCCTGTCGGAAGGGCAGTTGCGGTACGCCGTGCAGGACACCGCTTATCTGGCCGATCTGTACCGGCATCTGAACGAGAAGCTGTCCCTGAAAGGGATGCAGGAGCGGGCCCGGAAGGTCTTTGAGAACGTGGCCGCCGTGAGCTGGCGGGAAAAGACGCTGGATCTGCTGGGGCATCGAAGAATCAGCGGCTATGCCTCTCTGACGGCGGATTCGAAAGGCCGCCTGAAAAAACTCTACCGCTGGCGTTTTCACAAAGCACGGCAGACCAACCGGGCGATGTTTCTCATTCTCCCGGATTCCGCTCTCCTTTCCCTGAGCGAGGGGAACTGGCAGTCCGTGGAGGAGCTGCGCTCGGCCGGCATTCTTTCCGAGGGGAAAACAGACCTGTATGGCAGCGAATTGATGAAAGTTCTCTGCGGCGAATGTTGA
- a CDS encoding pyridoxal phosphate-dependent aminotransferase has product MRLDIAKGGTGLVYEIRNIVNVANRLKEYGIDVIWENIGDPIQKGEQLPGWMKETLTEIMQDDRSYGYSPTKGMLETRKFLAEKVNARGKVQITPEDILFFNGLGDAIARSYSAIRVDARIIMPEPTYSTHFLAEVLHASFPPNTYRMNPYRDWHPDIHELEHKVRSYGSIVGILVINPDNPTGFVYSEESLRKIVDIARKYDLFLVFDETYHNIVYNGRETLPLSDIIGDVPGVSLKGISKEFPWPGSRCGWMEIYNADKDECFARYMKAILDQKMSEVCSTTLPQIAIPKIMSHPEYKNYLNQRLHHYERFSNIAYELLKDVPYIMVNKPNGAFYLSIVFNEAVLNGRQRLKIEHPEIRRYIESIMTESIEYDKRFVYYLLGATGICVVPLTSFFTALPGFRMTLLSQDEAKFEYTVRTIAEKVVEYIESGNQG; this is encoded by the coding sequence ATGAGACTCGATATAGCCAAAGGCGGAACCGGTCTGGTTTATGAGATCCGCAACATCGTCAACGTCGCCAACCGGCTTAAGGAATATGGAATTGATGTGATCTGGGAAAATATCGGCGATCCCATCCAGAAAGGGGAGCAGCTTCCCGGCTGGATGAAGGAGACCCTGACCGAAATCATGCAGGACGACCGCTCCTACGGGTACTCGCCGACAAAAGGCATGCTGGAAACCCGCAAATTTCTGGCGGAAAAGGTCAACGCCCGGGGGAAGGTCCAGATCACACCGGAGGACATCCTGTTCTTCAACGGCCTGGGGGACGCCATCGCCCGGTCCTACAGCGCGATCCGCGTCGACGCCCGCATCATCATGCCGGAGCCGACCTACTCCACCCATTTTCTGGCCGAAGTCCTGCACGCCTCCTTCCCGCCCAACACCTACCGGATGAATCCCTACCGGGACTGGCATCCGGACATCCACGAACTGGAGCACAAGGTCCGAAGCTACGGGTCCATCGTGGGCATCCTGGTGATCAATCCCGATAACCCCACCGGGTTCGTCTATTCCGAGGAATCCCTGCGGAAAATCGTGGACATCGCCCGAAAATACGATCTTTTTCTCGTCTTTGACGAGACGTACCACAACATTGTCTACAACGGCAGGGAAACCCTTCCCCTGTCGGACATCATCGGCGACGTGCCGGGTGTCAGCCTGAAGGGAATCTCCAAGGAATTCCCCTGGCCGGGTTCGCGATGCGGCTGGATGGAGATCTACAACGCCGACAAGGATGAATGCTTCGCCCGCTATATGAAGGCCATCCTGGATCAGAAAATGTCCGAGGTCTGCTCAACCACGCTGCCCCAGATCGCTATCCCGAAGATCATGAGCCATCCGGAATACAAGAATTACCTCAACCAGCGGCTCCACCACTACGAACGGTTCTCCAACATCGCCTACGAGCTGCTGAAGGACGTCCCCTACATCATGGTGAACAAGCCCAACGGCGCTTTTTACCTGAGCATCGTCTTCAACGAAGCAGTCCTGAACGGCAGGCAGCGCCTGAAAATCGAACACCCCGAAATCCGCCGGTACATCGAAAGCATCATGACGGAGTCGATCGAATACGACAAGCGCTTTGTCTACTATCTCCTCGGCGCCACCGGCATCTGCGTGGTTCCTCTGACGTCCTTCTTTACCGCCCTCCCCGGATTCCGGATGACCCTCCTGAGCCAGGATGAGGCCAAGTTCGAGTACACCGTGCGCACAATCGCCGAAAAGGTCGTGGAATATATCGAATCAGGAAACCAAGGCTGA
- a CDS encoding PilZ domain-containing protein: MRVGLHLDIVLEEDLERDRVVARKAVVYDVVERLITISQTSPSFVRRHLGDRINASYVTTVGEGENKRPVRMGFPATILEYREDYPLASSNLVPAFVLQQDGKPVEINLRMHYRVHPMIESDLALQANGETVNLIDISLGGIQFSHRRKEPPLKYGGIVLKLSSGSRTFRIDGQIIRIDTPVSPGGRGEDMEYVMVKFLSLNRDAEAFLGKKILMIERELIAAGKV, translated from the coding sequence ATGAGGGTGGGCTTACATCTTGATATTGTTCTGGAAGAAGACCTGGAGCGGGACCGGGTCGTCGCGAGAAAAGCTGTGGTTTATGATGTTGTGGAACGCCTGATCACCATTTCCCAGACATCGCCTTCTTTCGTCAGAAGGCATCTCGGTGACCGGATCAACGCAAGCTACGTCACCACCGTCGGAGAGGGAGAGAACAAAAGACCTGTCCGGATGGGCTTCCCGGCGACCATTCTGGAGTATCGGGAAGATTATCCCCTCGCTTCATCCAACCTTGTCCCCGCCTTCGTTCTGCAACAGGACGGGAAACCCGTGGAAATCAATCTGCGGATGCACTACCGCGTGCACCCGATGATAGAAAGCGACCTCGCCCTGCAGGCAAACGGCGAAACGGTCAACCTGATTGACATCTCCCTCGGCGGGATCCAGTTCAGTCACCGAAGAAAGGAACCGCCCCTGAAATACGGAGGCATCGTCCTGAAGCTCTCGTCCGGCAGCAGAACCTTCAGGATCGACGGGCAGATCATCCGGATCGACACCCCCGTTTCGCCCGGCGGCCGCGGCGAGGATATGGAATACGTCATGGTCAAATTCCTCAGCCTCAACCGGGACGCGGAAGCCTTCCTGGGAAAGAAAATCCTCATGATCGAACGCGAGCTTATCGCCGCCGGAAAAGTCTGA